The genomic DNA TACGAGCATTTCGAGGAGATTGTCGTTCACCGGCCGGCAGGTCGGCTGAATCACGAACACATCGCGCCCGCGGACGTCGTCGTTCAGCTTGACGAACAATTCGCCGTCGGGAAACGTCTCGGCATGCGCCCGGCCGGGACGGATCTCCAAGTAATTGCAGATCGCGTCCGTGAGCGCGGGGTTGCCCCGCCCGCTGAAGACTTTTAATTCGCCGTCGGGTTGATTGTGCATCATCATGACGCCCCTCCGACAATGGAACTCTGCGCGGGCGGCCGCCGGACCACCTGCACCGTTCGCTTGGCCGGCGCGTTCGAAATAGGCCGCGCCCCCCCCACCGTGTCCAGCGCCGAGAGCGCGCCCGGGCCCACCCGCGCGCCATCGTTCACCACCGCGCCGTTCGCGACGTACGCGAAAGGTCCGACCGTGCATCCCGCGCCGATGCGGGCATTGCCTTCCAGAAAGCAAAAAGGCTTGATGACCGTCTCTGACCCAATGGCAACGCGGCTGTCAATCCACGTATTCACCGGATCGACGATCGTCACGCCCCGCTCCATCCACGCGTCCTGGATGCGCCGCTGCATCAGCCGCGCGACCTCGGCCAGATCGGCCCGCGAGTTGATGCCCGTCGCGTCCTGCGCGGGCACACTCGTACTCGCCCGAACCGTTCTTCCCGACGAGCGCAGGATCGAGAGGACGTCCGTGATGTAATATTCGCCCTTGGCGTTGTTCGGCGTGACCTGCGAAAGGGCGTCAAACATCGCCGTCGCATCGAAACAGTAATAGCTGGGATTGACTTCGCGAATTTCCAACTGCTCCGGCGTGCAATCCCGGTGCTCGACGATCCCGGCGAAGGAGCCGTCCTTATCGCGGAGGATTCGTCCGTAACTCGTCGGATCCTGCAGCACCGTCGTCGCCAGCGAGGCCGTCGCGCCGGTGGCGCGATGGCTGCCGACCAGCGTCCGCAGCGTTTCCGCGCGGATCATCGGCATGTCGCCGGCGATCACAACGCAGTCGCCCTCGAAGCCCGCCAGGGAATCCTCGCACATCAGCACCGCGTGGCCCGTACCTTTTTGCTCCGTTTGTTCGACAAAGGAAACGCCCGGCTCGGCGCCGAACGCCGCAATGACCGATTCCTTCCCAAAGCCCACGACGACGTAGCACTGCTCAATCCCCGCCTGGCGGCAGGCATCCAGAACGTACGCCAGCATCGGCTGTCCGCAGATCTCATGCATGACCTTCGGCAGGTCGGACTTCATCCGCGTCGACCGCCCCGCCGCGAGGACGATCGCGACCAGGCCGCGGGACGATGGCATTTTGCTTTGCGAATCTGAAGCCACTGGCGATTTCCCGGCAAAAAAACTACCCGGCGAGGACTCGAACCTCGACAAACAGGACCAAAACCTGTTGTGCTACCATTACACTACCGGGTAATGGTGTAGCGTTATTTTCGCCAAACGGCAGCGTCTTAGGCTCGGTCGTCACTTCGACCGGACAAAAGCTTGGCCCACCGGGGCCAGATTGGACGCGGCATCGATTGGGTCCACTCCCGAGGCTAGAGCACCGGGCCGCGTGCCACGATGCCCTCAGACCGCCGCCGCACTTTGGCGCCATCGGCCGGCCTCTTGGGGAGAGACATTCTCGCATTCGATCAATTGAATGCGGTCGGGAAGCGTAACCGGACTGGAACGGGGTGTCAACGCCCTTCAGCGAACCGTCGAAACGGCCCCCATAACAGCATTCTTCACAGCGTCCGAGAAACGCCCAGGAATAAGCCCCGCCGCCCCCACCCCGGCATCTTCGGCTCCCTTAATCCTTTGCCAAGAGCAGCCGCGTATTGGATATCAATAGTACCGTCCGCCCGAATACCGGAGGCGGGCGGCTCGTGTCCATCACGAGAACGCTTCAATGAAACTTCGCGTACATCCATTGTGCCGTATTCCTTCGATGGTGATTCTAGTCGCCGCCCTCGCCCTTCTGCCGGCGATGAGCGGTTGCAGCACCGAGGTGCTGAACGCCATGTTTGACTCCGGCGTTCTTTCTCAGAATTTTCCCGGCCAGACCGTTCCCCCGATCAGCGAAGCCGACCTGGCGGCCATGACCGACAGCGACGGCGACGGGATCCCGGACGATTTTGATGAATGGCCGGACGACCCCGACCACGACGGTGACGGTGTGACCGACGGTTCGGATGGCGATTGGGACGCCGACGGTGTTCCGAACTGGGAGGATCCCGACGCCCTTGCGCAGGACGCCGACGGCGATGGCATCCCCGATCTCTTTGACGAATATCCCCTGGATGATGACGCCAACGGCAACGGCGTGCCCGACGGTGAGGAAAACGACGCCGATGGCGACGGCACGCCCGACGCCTACGACACCTATCCCGACACCGCCGACGCGAACGGCAACGGCGTCCTGGACGGTCTGGAAAACGACTACGACGGCGACGGTCTCGCCGACGCCAACGACAATTACCCCGATCAGGACGACGCCAACGACAACGGCCTGCCCGACGGCTTCGATCCGTCCTACGACAACGACGCCGAGTATATCGGTCCGGTGGATGGAGAGTTGAATTAGGTCATCGCCCTGTGATGCCCCGGCCGCCTCGCGCCTTACGCGATCAAGACACAGAGAGGGCGAGGCACCGGCCGAGCCACGACCGCAAGACGGGTCTCCGTTTACGCGGAATCACATGACTACCTAAACAGGTCTTAGAGCGCATGCGCCGGCGTGGGCATGTCGGAGTGGATCTTCTGCTGCTGCGACTGCTCGCCGTCGTGGGAGAAGAGAACCATCTCGTCGTTGATCAGCGCTTGCAGGTGCACGGGCCGCCGCCAGATCCGCTGCACGTTTCGCAGCGCCAGCGATGCGTACTTGATGTCCAGGTCCACGCCGTTGTGCTTGTGGCCGAGGTACAACTCGCCGCGATTGGCGTAGTTGCCGTCGAGCACGTAGAGATACGGCTGACCGTGGTTGGTGAGCATGAAGAGGAGCTGAGCCTTGATCTTGTCGAAGTCGCGGTTGACCACGACCATGCGCCGCGTCGAGGGATCGAAGCGGTAGTGATAGAGGCGGAAGCGGTCGACGAATTCGGGGGTCAGGAATTCGTCAATGAACGTCACGTCGTTGTGGATGCGGCGGACCTCAAAGACCTTTTCCATCCCCTTGCCAAGCTTCTTGTCCCACTTGCGCTGCTCCTCCATCGAGCGGCATTCTTCGTAGTCCTTGCCGAAACGCCCCTTGTTCCAGCGATCCTCGATGTCGCGGAAGAGTTCCACGCCGATCTTGTACGGGTTCATCTGACCGGGGGACATGGCGACCGTGCCGCTGTGATGGTCGGCGTAGGTGATAATCTCGTCGTCGGCGAGGATTTTGGTGGTCATCAGACGGCTGTGCCAGAAGGTCGCCCAGCCCTCGTTCATGATCTTGGTCTGGCCCTGCGGGGCGTAGTAGTAGGCTTCTTCGCGGATGGTGGAGAGGATGTCGGCCTCCCAGTCCTCGAGCGGGGCGTGTTCCACGAGAAACTTCAGCACGTCCCGCAGCGGCTGCTTGGGCAGAACGCTCTTTTTCTTTTCATGCTGGGCGAGCAGGTTTTTGCGCTGCAGCCTCGTCGCCTCGGGCGGATTGATCCAGGATTCCATGTAGGGCTTGCTCTTGAGGCGGACGATCTTGCCCTCGACCTGCCGCTCGGCCGACATCGTCGTCGGGGCGGCGTCGGCCTCGGTCCGCTGCATGAACATGGCGTGGGGATCGATCAGGTTATCCAGCGAGTAGCAGATATCCACAAACCGTTCGACCTTCTCAAAGCCGAGTCGATCGACGTGACGACGAATGCGCGTGCTATGGTTGGCCATTTCGTCCATCATCTTGCGATTGGTCTTGCTGAACCAGTAGTTGTGCTTGAAGAAGTCGCAGTGCGCATAGACGTGGGCCATCACCAGCTTCTGATCGACCGTCGAGTTGTCCGCAACGAGATAGGCGTAGCAGGGGTCATTATTGATGACCATTTCGTAGATCTTGCCCAGACCGTACACGTGCTGCTTGCGGAGCCGCTCGTATTCCATGCCGAAGCGCCAATGCGGATATCGCTGCGGGAAGCCCCCGAACGCCGCGATCTCCTGCATCGTGTCGAAATCGACCAGCTCGAAGCGCGTCTCGAAAAAGTCCAGGCCGGCGGCGCGGGCAATCGCCGAGATTTCCCTTGCGTAGCGGGCCAGATCGGGTCGGGCGTGGTGGAGACTCATGGGATATTGGTCCTACAGGCCCAAGTGGCCCTCATCACTACTTTCCTGGGGAGAAAAAGGCCTTGAGGGAGTCGTAGATGTCGTCCTTGGTGTTCACCCGGCTGGTCACCACGTTGCCGACGTCGTCCAGGTGTTCGTGGATGACATTGATGAAGTTGCCGCTGCCGTAGGCGCTGGCCACCTGGCAGTAGCCGAACATGTTGATCTGCGGCAGGAGCGAGTCCCGCAGCATCTTGCAGCATTCCCGCGAGTCGCTCTCGCTGGAATTGTCGCCGTCGGAGAAGTGGAAGATGTAAATGTTCCACTCCGAGGGGCTGTAGTGCGTGTCGATGACGCTCTTGCAGAGCTTGAACGCGCTGGAGATCTTGGTACCGCCATCCTCGCGGATATGGAAGAAAGTCTGGCGATTCACCTCCGCCGCGCGGACGTCGTGGACGATGTACCGGCTTTCGATGCCTTCATAATTCCGCCGCAGCCAGGCATCGATCCAGAACGCCTCCAGCCGCACCAGTTCCTTCTGCTCGTCGCCCATCGATCCGGATACGTCCATCATGTAGATCAGCACCGCGTTGGACTGCGGTTTGAGCACGGTCTTCCAACTGCGATACCGCCGGTCAGACCGCACCGGCAGGATCATCGGATTGTCGGGGTCGTAGGTGCCGGCCATGATCTGCCGGCGCAGCGCCGCGCGGAAGGTCCGCTTGAAGTGCCGGAGCGATTCGGGTCCCGTGGTGCGGATGCCGCTGTAGCGATCCTTCTCCGAGGTGATTTGGTGCTGGCCCTTGGGCTTGATTCGAGGGAGCTTGAGCTCTTCGCCCAGGATGTCCGCCAGTTCGTCCAGCGAAACCTCGACCTCCATGATGTGCGAGCCGGGGGACGTTCCGCCGGGGCCCTGGTCACCGTCGCCGGAATCCACGGGATCGCCGACCTGCGCGTCGCCCGCGCCGACGCCGCCGTCGTTGTTGTCGCCGTAGCGGAAGTGCGGGATCTCGATGCCGCGGACGGGGATGCTGATGAGGTTCTTGCCTTCCTTGCCGATCAGCTCGCCGCGCGTGAGGAACTTGCGCAGGTCGTCGCGGATCTTGCCCTTGACGATCTGGCGAAACCTCTGGTGGTCTTTGTCGATCTTCAGATACACGGTCCTACCCGCTCAATGCGCCGCCCAACTCCTCTATTATACGGAGACGAACACTATTCCGGCGGCCATTCTCCAGATACTACGCAAGATATCGGACAGCCTATTGGGCGACTAGAGCATTCGTCGTCCGAACCACCAAACCCGCCGAGGGTGCTTCTTTCAACGCGTTCACTGGCCTGTAAGGCTTCAGAGGGCGAGAATAGCGGCATGTCCGTCAAAGTCGTCGCCTTTGATGTCTACGACACGCTGGCCCGGTGGCCGGTTGGCCGGGTCCAGCCGATCGAGGTCCAGCGACTCCTGGGCCGATTCGGCATCGAGATCAGCTACCAATCCTTCGAGGCCGCCCGGCAGGCGGTCTTTTTCTTCGACAGCCCCAAACGTGAGATCGTCGGGTGGACGGACTATCTCGCCC from Phycisphaerae bacterium includes the following:
- a CDS encoding NTP transferase domain-containing protein, giving the protein MPSSRGLVAIVLAAGRSTRMKSDLPKVMHEICGQPMLAYVLDACRQAGIEQCYVVVGFGKESVIAAFGAEPGVSFVEQTEQKGTGHAVLMCEDSLAGFEGDCVVIAGDMPMIRAETLRTLVGSHRATGATASLATTVLQDPTSYGRILRDKDGSFAGIVEHRDCTPEQLEIREVNPSYYCFDATAMFDALSQVTPNNAKGEYYITDVLSILRSSGRTVRASTSVPAQDATGINSRADLAEVARLMQRRIQDAWMERGVTIVDPVNTWIDSRVAIGSETVIKPFCFLEGNARIGAGCTVGPFAYVANGAVVNDGARVGPGALSALDTVGGARPISNAPAKRTVQVVRRPPAQSSIVGGAS
- a CDS encoding SpoVR family protein, whose protein sequence is MSLHHARPDLARYAREISAIARAAGLDFFETRFELVDFDTMQEIAAFGGFPQRYPHWRFGMEYERLRKQHVYGLGKIYEMVINNDPCYAYLVADNSTVDQKLVMAHVYAHCDFFKHNYWFSKTNRKMMDEMANHSTRIRRHVDRLGFEKVERFVDICYSLDNLIDPHAMFMQRTEADAAPTTMSAERQVEGKIVRLKSKPYMESWINPPEATRLQRKNLLAQHEKKKSVLPKQPLRDVLKFLVEHAPLEDWEADILSTIREEAYYYAPQGQTKIMNEGWATFWHSRLMTTKILADDEIITYADHHSGTVAMSPGQMNPYKIGVELFRDIEDRWNKGRFGKDYEECRSMEEQRKWDKKLGKGMEKVFEVRRIHNDVTFIDEFLTPEFVDRFRLYHYRFDPSTRRMVVVNRDFDKIKAQLLFMLTNHGQPYLYVLDGNYANRGELYLGHKHNGVDLDIKYASLALRNVQRIWRRPVHLQALINDEMVLFSHDGEQSQQQKIHSDMPTPAHAL
- a CDS encoding DUF444 family protein — encoded protein: MYLKIDKDHQRFRQIVKGKIRDDLRKFLTRGELIGKEGKNLISIPVRGIEIPHFRYGDNNDGGVGAGDAQVGDPVDSGDGDQGPGGTSPGSHIMEVEVSLDELADILGEELKLPRIKPKGQHQITSEKDRYSGIRTTGPESLRHFKRTFRAALRRQIMAGTYDPDNPMILPVRSDRRYRSWKTVLKPQSNAVLIYMMDVSGSMGDEQKELVRLEAFWIDAWLRRNYEGIESRYIVHDVRAAEVNRQTFFHIREDGGTKISSAFKLCKSVIDTHYSPSEWNIYIFHFSDGDNSSESDSRECCKMLRDSLLPQINMFGYCQVASAYGSGNFINVIHEHLDDVGNVVTSRVNTKDDIYDSLKAFFSPGK